In Maniola jurtina chromosome 2, ilManJurt1.1, whole genome shotgun sequence, the following proteins share a genomic window:
- the LOC123871939 gene encoding dynein regulatory complex subunit 6-like — MAAVELPFEVLVYLFKYLPNSDRKSASETCRSWYLAANDYCFLKEKMLVFFKADLNGESSPLQIIENSIIPYENFLFSEVEISNKINNFWNKIGENIKSLTIRKCDVHEKVVNYVLQRCTNLEVLNIQTCKELFMSGCLLEKTDDWLHNSFKNLKSLNLSENKYITDALFYRFVKAAPELNDLCLSLCPLQFHGGFIKKFYSKTNNIFEAPSECVFTFYFVMQIIIARAKKIRSLVFSNTLIDGAALKSLAEIEDLKLDSLQLNACDQLTNGGIIALTIHQTWLRELNIALCTRVSDESLMCICDNLKNLEYLNVQRCRTISDLGISDLHKLKKLKRLNISQCELISKTGIKLGLCREKNLILEELNINSLNIHQNGVIMISEKLPNLTYLDLSFCFNAVTDTSIQVVFKNLVLLRTLKITYCDKVSDAGFTGMGKVEAEGNDDGPVMSSYNEMSTPNKIHLGSRAEEEIVRDARRKRDVLKMCEKLTMDSYTGYSLARLKSLRKLNLSGCNRMTDVSLTYAFAFKELQSLDLSRCQQITVDGVKHLVRNCPSIEYLNLNDCYNLKDDAVIEIVKGLRRLQHLKLRGCNQLTDKSLEAIRDHCKSLKMLDVQGCHNISAELACSLGSLPTLHTVLMLKPGTCYISEGVKNRAPVPPSMTALMRKLRL; from the exons ATGGCAGCAGTTGAACTTCCGTTTGAG GTTTTAGTATACCTTTTCAAATATTTACCAAACTCTGACAGAAAATCAGCGAGTGAAACATGCCGGTCATGGTATTTAGCAGCAAATGATTACTGctttttaaaggaaaaaatgcTTGTATTTTTCAAAGCAGATTTGAATGGAGAGTCTTCACCTTTGCAAATTATAGAAAATTCAATTATACCTTATGAAAACTTCCTATTCAGTGAAGTGGAAATATCTAACAAAATCAacaatttttggaataaaatagGGGAGAATATAAAAAGTTTAACTATTCGGAAGTGTGACGTACACGAAAAAGTAGTAAATTATGTCTTACAAAGATGTACCAACCTGGAGGTACTGAATATACAAACTTGTAAAGAACTCTTTATGTCCGGATGCTTATTAGAAAAGACAGATGACTGGTTACACAATAGCTTTAAAAACTTGAAAAGTTTGAACCTGTCTGAAAACAAGTACATAACTGATGCATTATTTTATAGATTTGTTAAGGCAGCACCAGAATTAAATGATTTATGTTTATCCTTATGCCCCTTGCAATTTCATGGTGGCttcataaaaaagttttattcaaaaacaaaCAATATCTTCGAAGCACCTTCCGAATGTGTTTTCACATTCTATTTTGTGATGCAAATTATTATTGCTAGAGCCAAAAAAATTCGAAGTTTGGTGTTTTCTAATACGCTCATCGATGGAGCTGCATTAAAGTCTTTAGCAGAAATTGAAGATCTCAAACTGGATTCTCTACAATTGAATGCCTGTGATCAGCTCACGAACGGGGGAATCATTGCACTAACGATACACCAGACATGGCTAAGAGAACTCAATATCGCCTTATGCACAAGGGTGTCTGACGAATCTTTAATGTGCATCTGTGATAatctaaaaaatttggagtaCCTGAATGTACAAAGATGTAGAACCATTTCAGATTTAGGGATATCCGATTtacacaaattaaaaaagttgaaaCGATTAAACATTTCCCAGTGTGAACTTATTAGTAAAACAGGTATAAAGCTAGGTCTGTGTAgagaaaaaaatttaattttagaagAGTTAAATATAAATTCTCTAAATATACACCAGAATGGTGTCATAATGATCTCTGAAAAACTACCAAACTTGACTTAcctagatttaagtttttgctTTAATGCCGTAACTGATACTTCAATACAAGtcgtttttaaaaacctagtaCTTTTAAGGACACTGAAAATCACTTATTGTGATAAAGTTTCTGATGCGGGGTTTACTGGCATGGGTAAGGTGGAAGCTGAAGGCAACGACGATGGACCTGTGATGTCGAGTTACAATGAAATGAGTACACCCAATAAAATACATTTGGGATCTAGAGCAGAGGAAGAGATCGTTCGTGATGCGCGAAGAAAACGTGATGTACTGAAAATGTGTGAAAAATTAACTATGGATTCTTACACTGGATACTCCTTGGCTCGGCTTAAGTCTCTCAGGAAACTAAACCTCAGTGGATGCAATAGGATGACCGATGTCAGCCTAACATATGCCTTCGCTTTCAAAGAGCTGCAAAGCTTAGATTTGAGTAGATGCCAACAAATCACGGTGGATGGAGTGAAACATTTAGTGAGAAATTGTCCAAGTATCGAATATCTTAATTTAAATGATTGCTACAACTTAAAAGATGATGCTGTGATAGAAATAGTAAAAGGATTGAGAAGATTGCAACATCTTAAGTTAAGG GGTTGCAATCAGCTTACAGATAAGTCATTGGAAGCAATAAGGGACCACTGCAAAAGTCTCAAAATGCTGGACGTCCAGGGCTGCCACAACATCTCTGCTGAACTAGCTTGCTCGCTCGGGTCCCTGCCTACCCTGCACACGGTGCTGATGCTGAAGCCGGGGACATGTTACATCTCAGAGGGAGTGAAGAACAGAGCACCGGTGCCCCCGAGCATGACAGCTTTAATGAGAAAACTACGACTATGA